In Curtobacterium sp. L6-1, a genomic segment contains:
- a CDS encoding response regulator transcription factor produces the protein MKVLIADDNTIVREGLAALLQGRGHEVVAAVGDGDAALAALAALGTATVDVVVMDIRMPPTHTDEGVRAAVRLKAARPDVGVLLFSQYAEVRWARTLLDVATVGVGYLLKDRVAEVATFIESLQQVAAGNVVLDPEVAAALVQAPRPLHDRLERLTARETDVLRLMAEGRSNTAIAETLFLSGGTVEKHVTAVFGKLGLEAAPSDHRRVLAVLRFLAA, from the coding sequence GTGAAGGTGCTCATCGCGGACGACAACACGATCGTGCGCGAGGGGCTGGCCGCCCTGCTGCAGGGCCGTGGGCACGAGGTCGTGGCCGCGGTCGGCGACGGGGACGCCGCGCTCGCCGCCCTGGCCGCGCTCGGGACGGCGACCGTCGACGTCGTGGTGATGGACATCCGGATGCCGCCGACGCACACCGACGAGGGGGTGCGGGCCGCCGTCCGCCTCAAGGCCGCACGGCCCGACGTCGGCGTGCTGTTGTTCTCCCAGTACGCCGAGGTGCGGTGGGCCCGGACGCTGCTCGACGTCGCCACCGTCGGCGTCGGGTACCTGCTCAAGGACCGCGTCGCCGAGGTCGCCACGTTCATCGAGTCGCTGCAGCAGGTCGCCGCGGGCAACGTCGTGCTCGACCCCGAGGTCGCGGCGGCGCTCGTGCAGGCACCGCGGCCCCTGCACGACCGGCTCGAACGACTGACGGCGCGCGAGACCGACGTGCTGCGGCTGATGGCGGAGGGGCGCTCGAACACCGCGATCGCCGAGACGCTGTTCCTGTCCGGCGGCACGGTCGAGAAGCACGTCACGGCGGTGTTCGGGAAGCTCGGCCTCGAGGCGGCGCCGAGCGACCACCGGCGGGTGCTGGCGGTGCTGCGGTTCCTCGCGGCCTGA